The segment AGGGGGACCGGGCGAGCCTGCTCGTCTACGTCGACCAGTCGAGCCGTCGGGCCGGCGAGGACCAGGCGAACGTGTCGGCCGCCCAGCTCGCCGTCACGGCGAAGAGGTCGGACTCCGGGTCCTGGCAGGTCACCAGCCTGCGCCCCCTCTGAACCGGGAGCATCGCCCAGGACCGGGTGCGGCAGACTGAGCGGGCCGAGTCGAGCCGACAGCGAGGGGCACCCATGGCCGACATCACCCGACGTCCGTTCCTGAACCACCTGAGGTCGGACCCGACGTCGTTCGTGCTCAAGCTGAGCGGGGGACGACCGACGAAGTCCGGAGCCGGCATCTCCTTCTGGTTCCGTCCGAGCACCGCCGCGCTCGCCGAGGTGCCGCTCGACGACCGCGAGCAGGCGCTGCAGTTCACCGCCCGGACCAATGACTTCCAGGTGGTCTCGGTGCAGGCGACGGTGACCTACCGCGTGGTCGACCCGGCCGTGGCCGCGACCCGCATCGACTTCGGCATCGATCCGCGCACCGGCGCATGGAACGCGCGACCCCTCGAGCGCCTGGGCGGTCTGCTCACCGAGCTGGCGCAGCAGCCGGCGCTCGACCACCTCGCGAGCACCTCGCTGACCGACGCGCTCTCGCACGGCATCTCCCCGGTGCGTCAGCGCGTGGCCGACGAGCTGGCCGGCGACCAGCGCCTCGTCGAGCGCGGCCTGGCGGTCACCGACGTCCGCGTCGTCGCCATCCGTGCGGAGGCCGACCTGGAGCGCGCCCTCCAGACGCCCACCCGCGAGGCGGTGCAGCAGCAGGCCGACCGAGCCACCTTCGAGCGGCGCGCCATGGCGGTGGAGAAGGAGCGCGCGATCGCCGAGAACGAGCTGACCAACCAGATCGAGCTGGCCCGCCGCGAGGAGGAGCTCGTGGCCCAGCGCGGGCAGAACGAGCGCAGGCGCGCCACCGAGCAGGCCGAGTCCGACCGCATCACGGCGGCCGCCCAGGCCGAGCGCCAGGGCGTCCTCGCCCGTGCCGAGGCCGACCAGGAGCGCACGGTGGGCGAGGCGCGGGCCGAGGCGGAGTCCGCCGCGTTCGCGTCGTACGCGCAGATCGACCAGGGTCGGATCCTCGCGATCGCCGCGCGTGAGCTCGCGGGCAACCTGCCGCCGCTCACCCACCTGACCGTCACGCCCGAGCTGCTCGCGCCGCTGCTGGACCGGCTCGGTGACCGCGACGACCGGGTGGTGGCCGAGGAGCCCGGTCCGGCGTGACGCTGCGGCCCAGGGCCGTCGTCGTCCACCGGCGGTCCGAGCTCGACGAGCTCGTGGCACGTCACGCCACACGTGAGCAGGCGGCCTTCTTCCTGGCCTCCCGCGACCGCGACATCGTCGAGGTGGAGCACCGTCACGAGGCCCTCGCCCGGGCGCGCTCGGCCGTCTCGGCCGCCATCCCGCTGCACTGGCGGCGTGCGGAGGTGGAGCGCAGCGAGCTCGACCGCTTCGTGTTCGGTCCCGAGGACGTCGTGGTCGCCGTCGGCCAGGACGGGCTCGTGGCGAACGCGGCCAAGTACCTCGACGGGCAGCCGGTCGTGGGCGTCAACCCCGAACCCGCCTGGAACCCTGGTGTCCTCGTCCCGCACCGGCCCGAGGACGTCGTGACCGTGCTGGCGGCCCTGGCGCGCGCGGACCGGCAGGTCCAGGAGCGCACGATGGTGCAGGCCCGGACCGACGACGGACAGATGATCTCGGCCCTCAACGAGGTGTTCGTCGGGCACGCCGGCCACCAGTCGGCGCGCTACGTGCTGCAGTGCGGCGACCAGGTGGAGCGGCAGTCGTCGTCGGGCATCCTCGTCGGCACCGGGACGGGGGCCACCGGCTGGCTGCGCTCGGCGTGGGAGGAGCGCCGCAGCCCGCTCGACCTGCCGGCGGCGACCGACGCCAGGCTGTGCTGGTTCGTCCGGGAGGCGTGGCCGTCGCCGGCCACGGGGGTCACGGTGACCGAGGGTGTCCTCGAGGCGGAGGGATCGCTCGTCGTCACGGTCGAGTCGGACGCGCTGGTGTGCTTCGGCGACGGCATCGAGGCCGATGCGGTGACGCTGTCGTTCGGCCAGCGGCTCACGGTCGGCCGGTCGTCGCGACGGCTGCGTCTCGTCGTCTGAGCGCGGCCGACCACAGGACCCTCGCGCAGGAGGATGTGCGACCGCTGTCGTCAGCGTTCGTCGAACGGGGTCATCGGCGGCATCAGGTGGGTGAGATCGTCCGTCCGGTCGGTCCAGCGCGAGGCGGCCCGCATCCGGTCGCCGTCCGCCGTCCGCTGGCCGTCGCTCCACATGCGCGGCAACTCGCGTGCGAGCACCACGCTCGAGGCGGCGGCGACGAGAGCCGTCCCGATGCTGCGACGTCGCCACCGAGGCGTCACGTAGATCTGGTCGACGAAGCCCGACGACGGGTACCAGCGGTAGGCGCCGAGCTGGTCCTCGCTCGTCACGTCGACCTGGCGGAGAGCCTGTCGGTCGAGGAGGCTGCCGGGTGCGACGCCGTGGCCGGTGAAGGCGAGCAGGACCGTGGCGGGCGGCTCGCTGCTCGGCTCACGGAGCTCGGCGAACCACAGCGGAGGTGCCTTGGGTGCGGCCTCCGCGGTGACCTCGATGGCTACGACCGTCCCGGCGGGACCGTGCTGGGCCCTCGCGACGAGCGGCTCACCCTCGATCTCGGCGAGCGCCTCGTCCTCCGGCAGCGCGAGGCGCGTCCCGTCGCCGTGCCGCCCCGACTGCAGCACGGCGGACCACAGCGGCGCAGAGCCCGGTCCGAGTGCACGGACGTACCAGTACGGCCATGCCGGCTCACCCGGTGGCGGCCCCTCAGCGGCCACGCGAGGCGGCAGGTCGGCGGCGGGCCCGGGTCAGTGCGGCGGCACCGGCAGCGACCAGCAGGGCACCCAGGGGCGCGAGGGCCGCATCAGGACCACCGGTGGCCGGGAGCGTCCTGACCTGTGCGGCGGTGCTGCCTCGCGTGCCGCTCGAGGCGGAGGCCGGCGCGACGTCGGAGTCGCCATCGCCGGTGTCACCGGAGTCACCGTCGTCGGTGCCGGGATCGCCGGGATCGACCGGGTCCACGGGGTCTGCCGCCTCGACCGTGATCGTCAACGTCCCCGTCGTCGATCCGTTGGAGTTCGTCACCGTGTACTGCACGGGGACGGTGCCGCTGAAGCCGGTGGGCGGGGTGTAGCGCAGGCGCAGCGTGCCGGCGGAGGGGACGGCCAGGGTGCCGACCCCCTCGGTCGGCTCGGGCACGGGCGTCTCGGCCGCGCCCACGACCTCGACCGTGCCGCGGCCCTCGGTCAGCGGGGTGACCTCGAGACCGGTGTCCGGGTCCTCGCTGTCGTCGTTGGCCAGGACGTCCACCTCGATGGCGGGGCCGCCCTGCTCGGCGGTGGCCGTGTCGGGGCGCGTGACCGGAAGGATGGAGCCGGTCGCCGTGAGGGTGACTTCCTCGGTGTCGCACCCGGGCGTCAGGTTCAGGTCGCACGGCTCGATGACGACCGTGCGCGGGTCGGGCAGCAGCGCCTGGCCGTCGGGGACGGCCGACTGCGTGATCTCGACGCGGGCGCCGGGAGGGGCGGTGTAGAGGCGCAGGAACGACCCGATCCCGGTGATGTCGCCAGGGCACGAGCTGAGGCCGGTGGGGCCCTCGGCCGCCGCGGCGAGCCCGAGCGGCGGGAAGAACGGCCCGTCGGGCGGGAAGATCGGCCCGGTCGACCCGGTCGAGGTCGTGCACGTCTCGACCTCGGGTGAGCCACCGCCGGCGGGGTAGGTGGTGATGGTGATCGTGCTGCCCGCGGTGGTGGTGCCCTCGGGGACGAAGGCGCCGCTCGCCACCTGGGTGCCGATGCGGTACTTGCGGCTCCCGAAGCTCGGGGTCACGGCGTCCTCGGCGACGGTCATGTTGACCGTGCCGGTCGAGCTGCCGTTGCTGTTCGTCAGGGTGTAGGTGAGGGTGTCGGTTCCCGCGTAGTCCTCGGCCGCCGTGTAGACCAGCCGCTGGAGGCCGTCGTCGGTGACCCGCACGGTGCCGTGCAGGGGCGCAGAGGCGATGGACACGGTCGTGTCGGGGTCGTCGATGGGGTCGAAGGCGAGCACGTCGAACGTGACGGGCTCTCCCGGACGGGCGGAGAAGGACCGGTTCGGCGCGGACGGTGCGGGTCCCTCGCGCACGAGGTCCACGGCCACGGGATCGGCGGAGCACTCCGACGCGAGGCACGGATCGACGTAGACGTTCCGGTACTGGGTCCCGTCGTAGTACTCGATCACGGCCCGTTCGCCGGGGCCGAGCTCGACGGTGGGTGATGCGTCCGACTCGTTCAGGCAGGCGACCTCGGTGCCGGCCTCGACGGTCTCGACAGGAGCGCTGCAGTTGGCGGAGCGCAGGTACTCGTCGCCCTGGTAGATGGCGACGTACACGTACTGGCTGCCCACGTCGTCGGGGTAGAAGTCGCCCGCCTTCAGGGCCATCGTGATGGCGATCTGCTGGGAGCCGAGCTCGTCGGCGGCCTCGATGTCGGCCTCGCCCTCCGCCTCACCCTCCGCAGCGGCGCTCGGCGCGGGATCGGCCTCGGTCCCGTCCGTGTCCTGCTCGCTCGGGGCGGGCTCGGCCGGGGCGTCCGGGGTCTCGTCGGGGGTCTCGTCCGCCGGGGGCGGGGTCGACTCGGTGTCGCCGGCGGGTTCGGTGCTCTCCGGCGCGGTCGAGTCGGAGGTCGGCGCCGCGTCGGCCGGCTCGGACGTCGACGTCGGCTCCGAGGTCTCCGGGGCCAGGTCGCCCTCGGCGGCCAGAGCCGCAGGCGCGGAGGTGGCGACCGTGGCGAACGCGGCGACCGCGGTCACCCCGATGCGGCCGAACAGGTGCAGGGCAGGACGCGGCGAGCTGGACAAGGGGGCCCCTGGATGTCGAGAGGTGCCCGACGATCGGCGGGCGTGAGGAGCCTATGCGCAAGTTTGGCCCCAGTCCGGCGAACGAGAAGAATTCACCGGACCGGCCGGCGCGCGACTCGCCCCTGGACTCGAGTCGCACGCCACGCACGTCGGGGCGAACTCTTGGTACGCTTGCGTACCCAGGATGGTACGCGTGTGTACCGATGTCAAGCGGACTTCCAGGAAGAGCGGGTGGGGGAACGGTGCAGGACCAGGACGCGAGCCTCGCGAGGACGGCCGACATCGCGCAACGGATCCTCGCCGGTCTCGAGGACGTGCTCGCCCGGCGTCCCTTCGGCGAGATCGCCGTGGCCGACATCGTTGCCTCGGCGGGCATGTCCAAGCGAGCCTTCTACGAGGTCTACCCGCACAAGGCGGCGTGCCTCATGGATCACGCCGACCGCTTCCACGCGAGCTGGGTGGAGGAGCTCGAGGCGCGGGTGCTCGACGCCCCGGACCGGTTGGCCGGCGCGGAGGTAGCGGTCCGCGCGTTCCTCACGCAGACCCACGAGCGGCCGTTCCTCGCCCGA is part of the Aeromicrobium sp. Leaf245 genome and harbors:
- a CDS encoding NAD(+)/NADH kinase is translated as MTLRPRAVVVHRRSELDELVARHATREQAAFFLASRDRDIVEVEHRHEALARARSAVSAAIPLHWRRAEVERSELDRFVFGPEDVVVAVGQDGLVANAAKYLDGQPVVGVNPEPAWNPGVLVPHRPEDVVTVLAALARADRQVQERTMVQARTDDGQMISALNEVFVGHAGHQSARYVLQCGDQVERQSSSGILVGTGTGATGWLRSAWEERRSPLDLPAATDARLCWFVREAWPSPATGVTVTEGVLEAEGSLVVTVESDALVCFGDGIEADAVTLSFGQRLTVGRSSRRLRLVV
- a CDS encoding GNAT family N-acetyltransferase; protein product: MAAEGPPPGEPAWPYWYVRALGPGSAPLWSAVLQSGRHGDGTRLALPEDEALAEIEGEPLVARAQHGPAGTVVAIEVTAEAAPKAPPLWFAELREPSSEPPATVLLAFTGHGVAPGSLLDRQALRQVDVTSEDQLGAYRWYPSSGFVDQIYVTPRWRRRSIGTALVAAASSVVLARELPRMWSDGQRTADGDRMRAASRWTDRTDDLTHLMPPMTPFDER
- a CDS encoding SPFH domain-containing protein; translated protein: MADITRRPFLNHLRSDPTSFVLKLSGGRPTKSGAGISFWFRPSTAALAEVPLDDREQALQFTARTNDFQVVSVQATVTYRVVDPAVAATRIDFGIDPRTGAWNARPLERLGGLLTELAQQPALDHLASTSLTDALSHGISPVRQRVADELAGDQRLVERGLAVTDVRVVAIRAEADLERALQTPTREAVQQQADRATFERRAMAVEKERAIAENELTNQIELARREEELVAQRGQNERRRATEQAESDRITAAAQAERQGVLARAEADQERTVGEARAEAESAAFASYAQIDQGRILAIAARELAGNLPPLTHLTVTPELLAPLLDRLGDRDDRVVAEEPGPA
- a CDS encoding Ig-like domain-containing protein gives rise to the protein MSSSPRPALHLFGRIGVTAVAAFATVATSAPAALAAEGDLAPETSEPTSTSEPADAAPTSDSTAPESTEPAGDTESTPPPADETPDETPDAPAEPAPSEQDTDGTEADPAPSAAAEGEAEGEADIEAADELGSQQIAITMALKAGDFYPDDVGSQYVYVAIYQGDEYLRSANCSAPVETVEAGTEVACLNESDASPTVELGPGERAVIEYYDGTQYRNVYVDPCLASECSADPVAVDLVREGPAPSAPNRSFSARPGEPVTFDVLAFDPIDDPDTTVSIASAPLHGTVRVTDDGLQRLVYTAAEDYAGTDTLTYTLTNSNGSSTGTVNMTVAEDAVTPSFGSRKYRIGTQVASGAFVPEGTTTAGSTITITTYPAGGGSPEVETCTTSTGSTGPIFPPDGPFFPPLGLAAAAEGPTGLSSCPGDITGIGSFLRLYTAPPGARVEITQSAVPDGQALLPDPRTVVIEPCDLNLTPGCDTEEVTLTATGSILPVTRPDTATAEQGGPAIEVDVLANDDSEDPDTGLEVTPLTEGRGTVEVVGAAETPVPEPTEGVGTLAVPSAGTLRLRYTPPTGFSGTVPVQYTVTNSNGSTTGTLTITVEAADPVDPVDPGDPGTDDGDSGDTGDGDSDVAPASASSGTRGSTAAQVRTLPATGGPDAALAPLGALLVAAGAAALTRARRRPAASRGR